Proteins encoded together in one Dermacentor variabilis isolate Ectoservices chromosome 2, ASM5094787v1, whole genome shotgun sequence window:
- the LOC142570353 gene encoding gonadotropin-releasing hormone receptor-like, which produces MPYEFAEISGSDNETMLAGAAIVTADEDVFGPIYASTLRIALITTMLVLSLFGNTIVCYRLLTSRRHRVFKAQVLFLNLALADLLVTLVTMNSQLLWEIMGRVWAAGDGPCRVFKVMQTFALVSSTYMLVGIAVDRHYAICKPLVPAPRPRSVAAICWLLSLVPSLPNLFVFRVVVVRDKCYCASVFYIYQDSAKMARQIYMACVFTLVFVLPLCALVGLYTSILLRMRKMGAANTRTPGGVRIGLATTLTSRTTPTTTAVSENSNQSTLPRARLRTLKMAVVIFMAFLLTNLPYMVQEMILAFARDVSLGPHVVAVFGVISASNSAVNPYVYLAFNGGAAGTSCDARVRGLWRRLTCSSGSKRTTTMLRTSFSTLPTRRRKRPITAQGPLSEQKCRSNGQLGAPEEKM; this is translated from the coding sequence ATGCCATATGAGTTCGCAGAAATATCCGGTTCTGACAACGAGACGATGCTGGCGGGAGCGGCGATAGTCACAGCGGATGAAGACGTGTTCGGTCCTATCTACGCCAGTACACTGCGAATCGCCCTTATAACCACCATGCTTGTTCTGTCGCTCTTCGGCAATACGATTGTGTGCTACCGTCTCCTGACGTCGCGGCGCCACAGGGTGTTCAAGGCTCAGGTACTGTTCCTGAACCTGGCACTGGCCGACCTTCTCGTCACTCTGGTTACCATGAACTCTCAGCTGCTGTGGGAAATCATGGGACGCGTCTGGGCCGCCGGGGACGGCCCCTGCCGTGTATTCAAGGTGATGCAGACGTTTGCGCTTGTCTCGTCCACGTACATGCTCGTGGGTATCGCGGTGGACCGTCACTACGCCATCTGCAAGCCGCTTGTGCCGGCTCCCAGACCTCGCTCCGTGGCCGCCATCTGCTGGCTGCTCTCACTCGTTCCGTCCCTGCCGAACCTGTTCGTGTTCCGCGTCGTCGTGGTGCGAGACAAATGCTACTGTGCCTCAGTCTTCTACATCTATCAGGATTCCGCCAAAATGGCCCGGCAAATCTACATGGCGTGCGTGTTCACACTCGTCTTTGTCCTTCCGCTGTGTGCGCTGGTAGGGCTCTACACTAGCATCCTACTGAGGATGCGGAAGATGGGCGCCGCCAACACCAGAACGCCGGGAGGCGTTCGCATAGGGCTTGCGACGACGTTGACGTCGAGGACAACGCCAACGACGACAGCTGTCAGCGAGAACTCAAACCAAAGCACGCTGCCTAGAGCGCGTCTGCGGACTCTGAAGATGGCGGTGGTGATTTTTATGGCGTTCCTGCTGACTAACTTGCCTTACATGGTGCAAGAGATGATTTTAGCCTTCGCTCGAGACGTTTCGCTGGGACCTCACGTGGTGGCCGTGTTTGGCGTCATCTCTGCCTCCAACAGCGCCGTTAACCCATACGTGTATCTGGCCTTCAACGGCGGCGCAGCAGGCACCAGTTGCGATGCTCGCGTGCGCGGCTTGTGGCGTAGGCTTACGTGTTCTTCGGGCTCCAAACGCACGACGACCATGCTTCGCACTTCGTTCTCAACGTTGCCCACTCGCCGCCGTAAACGGCCAATAACGGCGCAAGGGCCACTTTCTGAGCAGAAGTGCAGAAGTAACGGACAGCTCGGTGCGCCGGAGGAAAAGATGTGA